The DNA window AAGCTTTGCTTCAGCTAGACAATGATAGCGAAACGAGAGTCATTGTGATCAAAGGTTCCGGAAAAGCATTCTGCGCGGGAATTGATTTAAACGAATTGCGAAACAAAACTCCGATTGAAGTTCATCACGCTGTAACTCTCATGGAAAGGATGACTCTTACTATTGCGGAGATAAGAAAGCCAGTTATCGTATCGGTTCACAAGGTAGCTGTCGCTAATGGTATTGGAGTTGTTGCATCTGCAGATCTAGCTATTGCCACCGATGATACGAAATTTGGCGCAACCGCCGTCAAAGTCGGTCTGTTCTGCATGGGTCCGGCTATTCCTCTGGCAAGATGTGTTGGCAGAAAAAAAGCCCTTGAAATGCTTCTAACAGGCGATCTTATCGATTCAGCCGAGGCTCTAAGAATAGGACTGATGAATAAGGTTGTCTCAGCAGAAAATCTAGAAAACAGCACAATGAAACTCGCAGAGAAAATATCGGCCTTCAGCCCGCTGGCCGTGCAGATGGGAAAGAGATCATTCTATAAGACCGTTGACCTCAATTCTCGTTCGGCCTTCGAAATTGCAAATTATGACTTCTCGCTTCTTGCAAGCACGGAAGACGGTCAGAAAGGAAGCACAGCCTTTCTCGAAAACGCAAACCCGAATGGAAACTTGAGTAATCCACAAAAAGTCAGTGTTGTTTACCGACCACGAAGTAGAGATTTTGATATAGATGTTCGTATATATATTGTGGAGATCATCCTGGCAGGTTTATTCTGTTTGTAAGTCGATTAGTCTCTTGAAGCTTCACAATACTTGAGAATACAATGTTTTAGCTTTTCTTCACAATGATGGTAAAATAAGTTGTTTGGCAGAGATGACGAGAAAGCCGAACACCTTTTTGGTGTGGCTTTCTATTTTTTTGTGGAGGTGTTTGTTTTGTCTAAGCGTGGGGTTATTGTGCTACTTCTTATCTTCGTTGTAGTAGCCACTGCATTTGCGGAAATCGAGCTGAAATTCTACTACCCTGTTGGTGTTTCAGGACCTCTGGCAAGAGTTATTGATGGCATGACCCAGGAGTTCAATGATTCTCATCCGGGGATTACTGTGGTTCCTGTTTACTGTGGAAATTACGATGATACAATGCAGAAAGTTCAAACTGCAGTTATGTCAAAGAATCCGCCTGACATAGCCGTTGTAGAGATTTCGGAACTATACTCACTGCTAGCTATGGATGCCATTCTTCCTCTCGACGATTATATTACAGCGGAAGGCGAGGAATTCCTGGATCAATTCTGGCCAGCTTTCTTCGGAAATGCAATCGCCAAAGACAAGATCTGGGGCTTCCCCTTCCAGAGAAGCACCCCAGTTTTCTACTACAACAAAGACCTATTCAAGAAGCATTCAAAAGCTCTTCTTGATGCTGGTCTAGACCCAAATCGTGCACCCAGAACTTGGTATGAACTTATCGATTATGCAAGAATACTTACTGAGAGAAAAGGTAACGAAACCACCGTATATGGTTTGATCCTTCCAGGTGGTTGGAATGACTGGATATTCGAAGCATTCTTAAGGCAGAATGACTCTTTCCTGATTGACCAGGAAAACAAAAAAGCCAATTTTGATTCTCCGGAAGCTCTTCAGGCACTGAATCTCTGGTATAAGCTTACAACTGAGCTAAAGGTCAGTCCTCCTCTGAGACCATGGAATATGACCATTACAGACTTCGTATCAGGAAATGCCGCTATGATGTACTACTCAACAGGTGGCATGCCCACTGTGCGTAGTATGGCGAACTTTGATTTCGGTGTTGCCTTCCTTCCAATGCACGTTACTTACGGAACCCCGGTTGGCGGTGGCGACTTCCACATTTTCAAGAATATTCCAAAGGCAAATCAGGACGCAGCATGGGAATATATAAAGTTTATGACGACACCTGAAAAAGCTGCGTACTGGAGTATGGTCTCGGGATATGTGAGCGTAAATAAAGACAGTTACGAGCTTCCGGAAATGATCGAGTTCCTGGACGGATTCCCTCAAATGTGGACTGCCGCCAATCAGCTAGAGTTTTCTTATCCAAAAATGATGGCCGTAAATTATCAGCAAATAAGGAAGATTATGGTCACAAATCTCGATGCTGTTCAGCTCGGCAACAAGACTCCACAAAAGGCTCTTCAAGAAATGCAGAAAGAGATCCAGGCAATTCTAGATAGATACAGCTTCTGATTCTTACGGCCGGGAAGTTCTGAAGACTTCTCGGCCATTTTTCTGTCTTTTGGAGGTCTAAACATATGAAAACCAAACTCTACAGGGGATACCAGCCTTTTCTTTTTCTCTTACCAGCTTTAGTATTCATAGCAATTTTTACCTATTATCCAATTGGCTATTCGGTATATTACAGTCTTCACTCTCAAAATCTCTTTTCGCCGCAGCCATCCTTTACAGGTCTAAGCAACTACATGATGATGATGAAGGATCCGATATTCTGGACTGTTGTCTGGAACAATGTGATTTACGGTGTATTTACGATTTTCCCAACTATGATTATGGCTCTTCTGCTTGCAATACTGATCGACGAATCGAAGAGATTTAAAGCCTTCTTCCAGCTTGGGCTCTTCTATCCGCTGCTTATAC is part of the Mesotoga infera genome and encodes:
- a CDS encoding ABC transporter substrate-binding protein — encoded protein: MSKRGVIVLLLIFVVVATAFAEIELKFYYPVGVSGPLARVIDGMTQEFNDSHPGITVVPVYCGNYDDTMQKVQTAVMSKNPPDIAVVEISELYSLLAMDAILPLDDYITAEGEEFLDQFWPAFFGNAIAKDKIWGFPFQRSTPVFYYNKDLFKKHSKALLDAGLDPNRAPRTWYELIDYARILTERKGNETTVYGLILPGGWNDWIFEAFLRQNDSFLIDQENKKANFDSPEALQALNLWYKLTTELKVSPPLRPWNMTITDFVSGNAAMMYYSTGGMPTVRSMANFDFGVAFLPMHVTYGTPVGGGDFHIFKNIPKANQDAAWEYIKFMTTPEKAAYWSMVSGYVSVNKDSYELPEMIEFLDGFPQMWTAANQLEFSYPKMMAVNYQQIRKIMVTNLDAVQLGNKTPQKALQEMQKEIQAILDRYSF
- a CDS encoding enoyl-CoA hydratase/isomerase family protein, producing the protein MDYTEVIVGKKNHIATITLNRPEKLNKFTERLSLELNEALLQLDNDSETRVIVIKGSGKAFCAGIDLNELRNKTPIEVHHAVTLMERMTLTIAEIRKPVIVSVHKVAVANGIGVVASADLAIATDDTKFGATAVKVGLFCMGPAIPLARCVGRKKALEMLLTGDLIDSAEALRIGLMNKVVSAENLENSTMKLAEKISAFSPLAVQMGKRSFYKTVDLNSRSAFEIANYDFSLLASTEDGQKGSTAFLENANPNGNLSNPQKVSVVYRPRSRDFDIDVRIYIVEIILAGLFCL